The Tardibacter chloracetimidivorans DNA window GGTGGAAATTCTCGGCAAGGCTCGCTTCGGCCGATCCGGCATCATCCTCGAGCACCAGCACCTGAACCTCATGGTCCCCGGCAAGCCGACCTGAATCGATCAGCCGCTGGAGCGCCCGCAAGCGGCGGCCGCCCGCCTTGACGGTGAAATGTCCTGCCTTCTTGAGCGGCGTGACCACGAGATTCTGCAACAGGCCATGCGCGGCGATATTGTCGGCGAGGCTGTCGAGGTCGGCATCGCGATTGGATTTGCGGACATTGTCCTTCGAGAGCGAGAGGTTCTTGACCTTCACGGACTGGATCATCGGTTGTCTCCTATGATGATTGTCCAGCGGGGATGAGATCTTCCCGGCGCTGGAACTGAGTGAAGTCATTGAACACCCATCCGTTTTTGAGGGTGTCATAGATGATCGTCAGCAGCTTGCGGGCAGTGGCGATAATGGCCTTGCCGAAGCCGCGGCGCTCTCGGATGCGATTGTGATAGCCCTTGAGATAGGGCGAGTAGCGGATGGCACTGAGCGTGCATTGCACCAGCGTGGTCCGCGCGAGGCGGTTGCCTTGTTTCGTGATGCGGCCGCGATGATCGGTTTCGTTCGACTGTCTGACGCGCGGCACGATGCCGAAGTAGGCGGCGAGCTTGTCGGCGCTGGCAAAGTCATGGACGTTGCCGATGGCGGTGAGCAGCACTGCGGCCGAGCGCGGCCCCACGCCCTTGATGCTGGTCAGCCCTTCGTAGCCGTCAAAGGTCGCGGCAACGCCTTCGATCTCGCGGTCGAGATGGGCAAGGCTGGCGCTCAGCGACAGCGCCTGCTCGCGCAGCACCTCGATCTCGATTACTTCGCAGCGGGAGAAGAGGTCCAGGTCGATGGCGGCGAGCCCTCGCTTCGATCCGAGGCTTTCCTTTTTGAGCTTCAGCCCCTTGCGCACATGCAGCGCGTGGATCTTGTTGAGCAGCCGCGTGCGCTGCTTGACCAGAACGTCGCGCGTATGGGTGAGCGAGGCCAGCTCGCTCTGGTCCTGCGTCCTGGCCCGCGTCTCGGGCAGCATGTCCTTGGACAGGAACAGTGCAAGCGCCGCAGCGTCGTTGCGGTCGGTCTTCTTCACCGACTTCCTGATCACCTTGAACTGCGATGGATTGACCACCACCACCCGCCCGACGCAGGGCAGCACCTGATCGCGGAACCAGGCGCTGTTGCCGGTCGCCTCGATCGCCACCTCGTCGTCGGCGTCGAGGCTCAGGCAGAATCGCTCCATGTCGGCGGCCGACAACGTGAGCGTCTCGAAGCTCTGAGCCCCGTCCGGCTCGCGCCGGCACACCGTGATGCTGTTCTGATGAAGATCGACACCGATAAAGGACATGGCTATTCTCCGCTCGTTGGGTGAGGCGGAACCCTCAATGGGTGTGAACGGCCCGGCCAAACTCCTATCCGAGGTCACCGGATGCTTCCGGGCCTCAAGCTGGTCGTTCGGCGGCAGGCGGCGGGTAAGCTCCTTCACAGGGTCAAAAGCCCTAAAATGCCAATCCAGCCTGCAACCTATCCGCCTCACCCAATGCTCTAGCATCGGGCGCCAAGACCGCTCACCGCTCATTCATGCCAGCTCCTTCGAGGGTTGCGCCGACCTCGTCGGCCGGCTTGAGCCACTCAGGCCCACCCGGCCGAAGGCCCCCTCCCCTCTCTTCGGTCGCTTGGCGCGGCCGCGGGTCAGTCCGTGATCCTGGCGAGGATCTCGAGGGCGCGGCTCGGGGGAACGAACAGCCGCGTGCGGTGCTGGATGATCTCGGTGAAGCAGCCCGCCGCCTTGAGATGCGGCAGCGCCTCGGGCTTCCAGTCCAGCAATTCGAGGCGTTGATCGCCGGCGACCAAGGCGCGCTTCAGCCGCAGCGCTCCGATCGGCATGATCTCGCCCGAGGTGCGGACGTGCTCGACCCGCGCGCCGAGGTCGATCTCGACATGGGCCGCGATGCCGAATGCGCTGGCAATCCGCTCAACCAGCGGCGCTGGAATAAGACGCCCGAGAAGCGACTGGCCGTCATCGCTCGTCAGCCGCCAGACCTGGACATGATCGTCGGGCAGCTTGCCCCACACCGGAAGCAGCAGGCCAGTGACCAGATAGATGATCTGCGTGCGCGTCTGCGCCGCCATTGCGTCGCATTCGGCCTGCCAGGCTTCGTCGAAGCTCGCGCGGTCCACGTCGGTCCAATGGGTTTCGGCGAAGAGGTCCTGCCTGTGCCGTTCGGTGCGCGTCGGCCGCACCAGCTCACAGCGGCGCACGGTCCGCCCCTCTTCGTCCGTCAGCGAGAAGGTCGGCCGGCAAATGGCGGCCTTGCCGGAACGCGGGTTGATCAACCCGCGCGCTTCCGGGTCGGCCAGAAGCCAATGCGCTCGCTCCAGGGTCAGCGGCCGATATCGCTCCTCGGTTTCGATACGCAGGATCTCGGTTTCGGCGCCGCTCACGGGATCGCGCCGGATCACCGTCCGGTCGAGGATCGAAATACGGTCGGCCGCGATCGTTTCGACGCCAAGATCGAGGGTGCCGGCCTCGCGTGCCTTTTCCACCCGTGCTTCGATCAAGCCGAGATATTCGTCGAAGATCGCGTTCTGCAGGTCGATGCGCAGCGCCAGGATGCGGTTCAACCACCGCTGGATCGTGGGCAAGGTCTCGGTGAGCCCCCCGCCCTCCCCGGCCAGGTTCAAACCGGTGAGCGCCTGGAACTGATCGAAGTGGACCGATTGGAGTTTTGCCTGGAACAGCAGGCGAAACCACTGGTCGAGCGATTCCCGCGCGAAGTCGGACTCCAGATTGTCGCGGGGGTCGAAAAGTCCCTGCCCGCCGGTCTGGCGTTGGCCACGGGTCAGCGCGCCCAGGCTGTCGAGGCGCCGGGCGATGGTCGAGATGAACCGCCGTTCGCCACGGCAATCGGTGGAAACGGGCCGAAACAAGGGCGGGCAGGCTTGGTGGGTGCGGTGCGTGCGGCCCAGCCCCTGGATCGCCGCGTCCGCGCGCCAACCGGGCTCGAGGAGATAGTGAATGCGGCGGCTCTGATTGGGCGCGTCGAGGCTGGCGTGGTAACTCCGCCCCGTGCCGCCGGCGTCGGAGAAGATCAGGATGCGCTTTTCGCCGCGCATGAAGATGTCGGTCTCCGCGAGGTTCGTGCGCGCGCTGCGCCGTTCGATCCGCTGACGGCCGTCGGCATCGACGACGATCCGCCGGCTGCGGCCCGTCACCTCGGCCACAGCCTCCGTCCCGAAATGCCCGATTATGTGATCGAGCGCCGAGCCGACGACCGGCAGCGCACAGAGTTGCTCGAGGAGCTGGTCGCGCATGGCCATCGCTTCCCGGCACAGCACGGGCTGCCCGGCCTCGTCGATCATCGGTTCCGAGCGCACCGTGCCGCTATCGTCGGTATAGGTGCGCATCTGGCGCACGGGAAAGGCCGCGGTCAGATAATCGACCAGGAATTCGCGCGGGGACAGCTCGATATCGAGCCAGGCGCGCTCCTCGGGGGACAGGTCGGCAAGGGCACGATCGAGCATCGCTTCCGAGGTCGACACGAGCTGGACGACGGCGCAGTCGCCGCGCGCGAGATCGGCGGCGATCGCCGGGATCAGCGAGGGCAGCTTCATCGACAGCAGGATCTGGCCGAAGAAGCGTTGCTTGGTCGATTCGAAGATCGACAATGCCGCGGCCTTCGCGCCGCTATTATAGGTGGCACCGCTGAAGCCGTCGGTGACGCGCGTGGCGGCGAGCGCGGCCTGCAGATTGTTGTGAATGATCGCTTATCGCGAGGTCGCGATAATGTGAAGGAACGCGGCCTAAGCGCCGAATTCCTGTGTTGTTCGTGCGATGTTGCTGCGCATTATTTTGGTTGCGAACCTCGGCGGTCTCTGAACCAGCTGAGGATAAAAGCATGTTGAAATTGCACGACGAGTTGATCGCCGAACTCTCGAATTTGCTCACGACGCAGAATTACAACCCGGTGGTCGTAGCGAACCATCGCCTCTACGCCCGCGCGTTTCTCGATTATCTGGCCGAGTGCGACATGCAGGTAGAAACTGTGACGCCCGCGCAGGTCGATCAGTATTTTGCCTATGCAATTCGGGATTTCGAAGCCCAGTACGGCCGGCCTCCCTGTGCGCGCTGGCAGATGTTGCCCCGCACGTCGATCAACAAGCTGCTCCGGCTTGCCCAAGGCAAATGGCCGCCCGAGCCGGAGATGACCGAACCGGAAACCGCGTATCGGCAGGCGATCTGCTGCGAATACGAGGCATGGCTGCGCGACGAGCGCGGTCTGGCAAGCGCTACCATCGCGGCGCTTATGTGGGAGGCACGGAACTTCCTGCGATGGCGGTTCGAACGGGGCGGTGCTGCCAGCCTCGGCACGTTGAGCATCGTGGAGGTCGATCTCTACATGGACATGCGCGCGCCTGGATTACGGCGCAAATCATTGGCCGACGTCGCTGAGCGGCTCCGGTCGGTGGTGCGCTATCTGCATCGGACGGGACGTATCCCGACTGATCTCACGCCGCACATCATCGGCCCCATGCTCTACGCCTATGAAGACGTGCCCTCGACGTTGGACAAGAGCCAAATCGCCGCGGTGTTGGCGACGACGAAGAAGGACGGATCGCCGCGAGGAATGCGCGATTTTGCGGTACTTCAACTGCTTGCCACATATGGGTTGCGCGAAGGTGAGATCTGCCGCCTTCGGCTTGAAGACGTGAACTGGCGCGGAGAATCCCTGCGTATCCGTCACACCAAGACCAATGCGTACTCCTACATGCCGCTATTGGCGCCGGTTGGTGAGGCGCTGCTCGACTATCTGCGTCATGGGCGCCCCCAGGTCGAGGGGCGGGAAATCTTCATCCGATCCTGCGCGCCCTACATCGCAATGACAAACCTGTACGGCATGATCCGCGGGCGGTTAGCAGCCGCAGGCGTCGAGCCGCCGGGAAAGCGAGGAGCGCATGTCTTCCGCCACGCGCGAGCGGTCGAACTACTGCGGGCGTCGGTCCCGCAAAAGATCATCGGCGACGTGCTCGGGCATCGATCAATCGAATCCACCAATGCCTATCTCAAGCTGGCGACAGATGATCTCCGAGCCGTGGCGCTCGATGTACCCGGCTCGGAGATGCTGTCATGAGCGCCTGGCACGATCCCGATTGCACCGTTGTTGACGCCTTCTTGGAAAAATCGCAGTTCCGGCCGGGAAGCAGACCGACTTATCGCTGGTTCCTTCGCAGCTTCGAGGATGTAGCCCGACGTCATCCGGCGGTTGACCGGCAGATGCTCGACGTCTGGCTGAAGGAAATGGAAAAACGTTGGCGAATGCCGACGCTGCTCAACCAGGTCTGCATTGTCGATCGCTTCCTCGAACACCTCGTCGAAATCGGGCTGATCGCCGAGAATCCCGTTGCCGTGCTTCGTCGTCAGTACAACGCCAAACAAAACAAGCCGATCTGGCGGGCTCTCGCTTCCCCCAATCCCGACGAAGCCCTGGCCGCATTGCGACGGCCTGCGCCCTACGGCAGCGTGCTGGGGGACTTCATGCGCGAGCATGTCGCGTTGATGCGCAGCCGGGGCTATCAGTATGAGACCCAGGCTCACTGGCTATTGCGGTTCGATCGGTTCCTCCAGGCGAACCCCGAACTTGCCGGGGCATCGCTTGAGACAATGCTGGCGCGCTGGGCAACTGCCAAGCCGACCCGCAACCACGCGGCTGAATGTCAGAAGCTGGGGCGCATCCTGACCAAGGCGCGGTATCGCCTTGATCCCAGAATCCCGCCAAAACGCTTCAACGCCCGGTCGGAGCGGGAAGTGGCGCGCGAGCATCGACGGCCGCATATCTTCAGTCCGGCCGACGTCCGGCGGTTGCTCGATGTTGCCCGCTCGTATCCGTCGCCGGATGCTCCGCTGCGGCCTATGGCCCTCTACACGATGGTGGTTCTGGCCTATTGTGCCGGACTGCGCCGTAGTGAACTCGCCGGGCTTGATCTGGGTGACGTGGACCTTCAATCGGACACGATCACGATCCGGGAAACGAAGTTCTACAAGACCAGGATCTTGCCGCTAACCGGCAGCGTCATGGCCGAATTACGGGCCTATATCGATGCAAGGCGGCGCGCCGGCGCCCCGCAGGATCCGCGGTCCGGGCTCTTCTGGCATGACCACTTCAATGATCGCTATGCCCCGGTGGTGGTCTCAACGATGATCACCAACGTCATGCGTCGAGCCGGGTTCAAACCGCCCTTCGGGCGGACGGGGCCGCGTGTTCATGACCTGCGTCACTCAATGGTCGTGAACCGGATCCTCCAATGGTACCGATCCGGCATCAACCCGCAGGACAGGCTACGCTACCTCTCCACCTATATGGGCCACCGGGACATCAACTCCACGTTGGTCTACATCACCGTCACGCAGGATCTGTTGCAGGAAGCAAGCGAGCGGTTCCGCGCTGTCGGCGCCCCATGCCTCAACATGGAGGCGCTGTCATGAAAAAGAGCAATCCGTTCCCCGCGTTGTTGCGGGCGTTCTTCCAGGAATGGTTGGCCGAGCAACGCAGTGCTTCTGTCCATACGATCCGGTCCTACCGCGACACCTGGCGGTTGTTGCTTCGGTTTATCGCGGAGCGAAAAGGCGGCGGGGTCGCGCGGATCATGCTGGCCGACGTCTCGGCCGGCGAGGTGCGCGCGTTCCTCCACCATACCGAGCATGGGCGCAGGGGCACGATCGGTACACGCAACTGCCGGCTCGCCGCGATCCGCAGCTTCTTCAGCTTCGTGGCTGACAAGGATCCCGAATACATCGCGCAATGCGCCGAGGTCCTGACTGTCCCGCTCAAGCGGGAGCCCACTTCTGCGCCCTGCTACCTCGAGCCAGGGGAGGTTGAGGCAATCCTCGCACAGCCCGACCGGTCGACAATCGAAGGCGCGCGCGACCATGTGCTGCTCTCGTTCCTCTATAACAGTGGCGCGCGCATCCAGGAGGCGCTCGACCTCTGTGCTGAGGCGATCCGGTTCGAAGCGCCGACCTGCGTGCGTCTTTACGGCAAGGGGCGCAAGGAACGCATCTGTCCGCTCTGGCCGGAAACCGTGACGTTGCTCAAGAAGTTGTTGGAGCGACAGCCACGCGCAACAGGTGAGCGCATCTTCGTAAACCGATACGGTGAACCGCTGGGCGCCTCGGGAGTGCGGTTCAAGCTTGCCACTTATGTGGAGGAAGCGGCAAAATCCGTGTCGACGCTTCGGTCAAAACATGTGACCCCGCACAGCTTCCGGCACGCGACAGCCGTCCACCTCGTCGCTGCCGGGGTCGATATCACCGTCATCCGCAGTTGGCTGGGGCACGTCAGCCTCGACACGACCAACCACTACGCCCAGGCTAATCTGGAGACCAAGCGAAAGGCGCTGGAACAGGTGGGCGCGCCGGCGGCGAGCAACGTTCCTCCTTCGTGGAAGCGGGATGCAAGTCTGATGGAGTGGCTCGACACCCTGTGAAATAATGCGAAGGACGTGGCGGGGTGTTCCGCGGCTTTGCGGGCCTGCGCCGCGTTCCTTCACATTATCGCGACCTCGCGATAATCGATCTTATGCGCAGCTGCGCATAAGATCGACCAGGCATCGGCATAGGCATTGTAGACGGCGATCTGTTCTTCGCTGAGCCGATGCTCGAGGATGTCATATTCGACGCCGGCGAAGCTGAGCGCCCGCGCGGCATAGAGGCCCTGCGCTTTGAGGTCGCGGGCGATCAACTCCATCGCCGCGATGCCGCCTCGGCGCAGGGATTCCACGAAGGCCCGCCGGTCGGCGAAGGCCGTCTGCGGTCCCCACAATCCGAGGCGTGTCGCATAGGCAAGATTGTTGACATCCGAGGCGCCCGTCGCCGAGGCGTAGAGAATCCGGGCGCGCGGAGCGAGATTTTGCAGGCGGACGCCGGCAATGCCCTGCTCGGACCCTTTCGTGGCGCCGAACCGGCCCTCGCCGCCGGCCACCCCGGCCATTTCATGCGCCTCGTCGAAAACGATGACGCCGCTGAAATCCTCACCCATCCATTCGATCAGCTGGCGCAGCCGCGTGCCCCTGTCGCCGCGGTTGGAGCGCAGGGTGGCATAGGTCAGGAAGAGGATCCCATCGCCCAGCGCGATCGGGGTGCCGAGCTTCCACTGGTTGAGATGCTGGATGTCGAGCGGCAAGCCGCCAAGCGCCGACCAGTCCCGGCGAGCGTCTTCGACCAGCGTCTCGCTCTTGGATATCCAGAGGTGGCGGCGGTTGCCACGCAACCACTGGTCGAGGATGACGCCTGCCACCTGCCGCCCCTTGCCGGCGCCCGTGCCATCGCCAAGGAAAAAGCCGGTCCGATAGGCGTTACCGGCCTCTGCCGGCGACAGCGAAAGACCCTCCTCGCTGGATATGAACCGCCCGGGAAGATCGCGCTCGAACGCCGCGCCAGCGTAGATCAGCGTTTCGAGCTGCGCGTCCGAGAGCAGGCCGTCGTCCAGGATCCTGGCCGGCAGCACGGGTTCATAAGCGACCGGGGGTGCGGCAATCGATCCCATTGCCTGCGATTCGACCAGCGCGCTTGGGTGCTCACGAGCATCGGCAATCAGCAGACGGCTCGGCCGATAGGGCAGGTAAATCCCTTGCGGTTCGCCCGCGGGTGCGGGCGCGTCGAGACGGTGATAGGCGACCGCGCGGGTCGTGGGCAGGGTCACCGCCGCACGCGAGCAGACGGGGCGGGTCCGCCGCGTGAGGCCCCGGAACAATCCGCTGGGGCGGGAGATCGGCTGCGGCTGCGGCGCGCATGGGGTCGCCATCGCATCGATGGCCGCAAGCGCAGCGCCGAGCGTCGTGCAGGTCTGGCGCGGGACCGAGCCCCCTGCCCCGTCCTTTTCGAGGAGTATGAGCTGGACTGCCTGGCCGGTGCCGTGCTTGGCATAGGCATCGGGCGGCAGGTCGAGATGCAGCCGGGCATGCGCGCCCGCAGTGGCGTGCAGCCAATCCGCGTCCTCCGTCTCGATGCGGTCGGGGAGAATAACGGCGCAGCGCCCGCCTGGAGCAAGCCGCAACAGCGCGGAGCGCAAATGGCGAAGCGCGGCATGGCGATCGCGCGCGCGCCCCTGGCTTCGCGAGAAGGGCGGATTGAGGAGCACGACGCTCGGCACCAGTTGCGGATCGAGCATATCGTCGATCAGTTCGCCATCATGCGTGCTCAGCCTGCCTTCGGGAAAGGCGTGACGCAGCAAACGCGTGCGCCAGGCATCGATATCATTGAGAAGGAGGCGCGCGCCGGCGAGATGGGCGTGTACGGCCAGGAGGCCGGTCCCGGCCGAGGGCTCGAGCACGATATCGTGTGCCGTGATCGCGGCTGCCTTGGCGGCAAGGAAGCCGATCGGCGCCGGTGTCGAGAATTGCTGGAACGCGATCTGCGTTTCGCTACGCACGCTTTGCGTGGGAAGCGCCGCCGTCATAGCGATCAGCTGGGCGAGCCGCGCATTCGCATCTGCCGGGAGCGTCGCGTTCTTCAGATGGAGGACCTGCGCGAGTTCGAGCACATCGTAGGCGTCGCGCAATGACCACAGGCCATCGGCGCTCGAGCCACCGAAAGCGGAGGTCATTTCGGCAAGGAGGTCGTTACGTGCAACCGGACATCCTTCGGACAGCCGGTCGGCTATGCCTTGAGCAGCGGTACGGGCGGGATCATCGAGCGGCAGCGTGAGCGCGAGGGGGTGTGTGGCCATGGGGCATCTCCAGGTCTGACACCTGGCATCAGCGCCAGGTCATCAGCCGGAAGGCTCCCTCCCCTTTCAGGCCGCCTCGGCGGCCCGGCGGACACGCCAAGCATCATTCCAGTCCGCGTGCCGTTCCGGCAGCCGGAGCACCAGTTCGCGTCCATTGGCTGTGAGATGGGGGCGGGCTTTTTTGAGCATGGCGGCAGCGGCGGCACCGCGATCGCCATAGACGATGATACGCTTGACCCGTTCGGGGATGGCGACAAGCCCAAGGCGTTCGACCCCGCCCAGCGCCCAGGTGGGCGTTCCGAACCAGGCCATTGCTGAAAGGGCGTCCTCGATGCCTTCGGCAAGGCCAAGCTCCTCGCCGGCCGGCACCAGACGAATGGCCGCGTCGCCGAGAAGGCCAAGGGCAATCTTCGGCTTTGGCATGGGTTTGTGCAGGATGTCGGCGAGATCGAGGCAGGTCCGCTGGACGGCGACAACCCCCAGATCATTCTCGACCGCGGCGATCATCGCCGGAAAGAACCGGCGGCGCTCACCGGCCCCGACGATGGTGCGCGGGTTGTAGCGCAGGCAACGCGGATAGGGAGGCGGCAGACCGCGCGCCGCCAGATAATCGGCCGCTGGAGATCCGGCGATGGGCTGGCTCGCCTTCCATAGGCGAAGTGCAAGAGCGCGATGGTCCGCGGCCGCCTTCGGGCGCGGCATTGTGAGCGGCTCCGCATCGTGAAGTTTGCGCCGGCGCAAAGCAGCCAGAACATCGCGCGTGTCGCAGCCGGCAAAGCAGTGGAACAGGATCGCCCGCTCGCCCAGGCGTACCGACAGGCTGGGACCATGATCGTTATGTGCCGGGCACCGGCATTCGCCGCGCGTACCGCGCCAGATCCCACCCAGGGCTTCGACAATGGCTTTGGCGCGATGGGGAGCAGCTATGGGCATCGACTAATCCTCGGAAGTGGTGGAGCGCCGCTGCTGATTGCGCCCTCCCCTCCCCGATATTTCACCCCGGCATGCCTTTGGGTGCCAGGATCCCGAATTCCTCGACGATGCGATCGGTTGTGTAGTGCGTCGCGCCGTCGCGTTCATAGGAGTTGTCCTTGAGCCGTCCGGCTATGCGCACGAGATCCCCGACTTGAGCCCGGTCGGCGATATGTTTTCGCTGGCCTTCGCTGAAGACGCTCACGCGGTTCCAGTGGCTGTCTTCCTGCCATTCGTTATCGTCACCCTTGCGGCGATAATTCGCGCAGACCGACAGCAGGGTGACTTTCGGCCGCGCGTCGATTTCCCCGATCCGGCCGATGATCTCGAACTTGGCGAAGTTGATCATGCACCCTCCATGCGCAAGGTCATTTGGCCGGCAGCCTATCGTAGGCGGCTAACTTCGCGTATCCCTCCAGGCGGGGGGATTGAACGATTGCATCAGGCGCGACGCCGATCTCTTTCTCAAAATAAAAAGAATCAAAACGCCGCTGCTCGCAGCGGAAGCTTTTCCGATTCAAAAGGATTCAGATTCAGGAGGCCGAAAGCACAGCATTTCTGCGGGTTTGAGCAAGCTTATCCTGACCGGACGGGGGATTTTGCCTGCCCTTCCGGGGGCGCTTCCCTGACCGATCGGGGGATGCAACCTGACCTGCTGGGGCCTTCCTGACCGTATGGGGGACAGCTTCCTGCTGGAGTGATTCGCTCGCCATAGCGTTCGTCAGGGACTTTCTTCGGCGTCCGCGCTGCCGTTTGCGCGGGTCCGGGCGCTTGGAAACGCGACTCGCCGCACTTCCTCATGGTTTGCTGCTTCGGAGCGAAGTTCCATCCTGACCTCTTGGGGGCCGAATCCGGTGTCTATCCTGCCCTGACTTGACGCGTAAGGACAGGTCAGGCAGATTTTCTCCCACGCTGGACGAATCGGCGCAGACTTCATGGCATGGATGACGAGCAAGCCCTAGATCACGCTGTAACGCCCTCCCCCACCGGCGATGACGCTTCTCCGGGACGGGCGATGCGGGTGGCTGCCGCCCTGCAGGCAAAGGGCGGTGACGAGTTCGCCAAGCCCGGCAGCATCGTCGAGGTCAAGTTCGTCAAAGGCCAGTCGCTTAGCCTGACTGCTTCGCGTTTGCTTGCGCTGATGATTTTGACCGCGGGCGGTGATGCCTGGGAGGACCGCCCGCACAAGATGCGAAAGGCGGACATTCGCCGCGGCCACAAGGGCAATGAGCGCATCTCGGATATGCTTGAGGAATTGCACCGCACGCTTTTCGCGGTCGATGACAAGTCCTGGCGCGGCAAGAAGGCGACGCTGCGCTTTTCGCTTATCTCGTCGTCGCGCGAAGAAGCGGAAGACGAAGAGGGCGCGGACGCTGGGTGGATCGAGTGGGAGTTCACGCCCGAAGCCCGAAAGCTGATCCAGGAATCGGAGACCTATGCGGTCCTGAACCGCCAGGCGGTGCTCGGCTTCCGATCAACCTATGCGCTCAAGCTGTACGAGATCGGGGCGCTGAGGCTGCATAGGCGCCAGTCGCTCTGGAAGGGCGACATGACGGCGCTGCGTGCGCTGCTCGGCATCGCGCCGGACGTCTACAAGGATTTCGCGCAGCTGCGCCGCAAAGTTCTCGAAAAGGCGAAGGCCGAAATCGACCAGCTCGCCCATTTTCGCGTGGAGTGGCGGGAGATCCGCCAGGGCAGAACTGTCACCGAAATCGAATTCCGCTTTGAGCCCAAGGATGCTCCGGCCCAAATCGCGACCGTGGATGAGATCGGTCGGCACTCTGCGGGCAGAAAGGCGCG harbors:
- a CDS encoding IS110 family transposase — translated: MSFIGVDLHQNSITVCRREPDGAQSFETLTLSAADMERFCLSLDADDEVAIEATGNSAWFRDQVLPCVGRVVVVNPSQFKVIRKSVKKTDRNDAAALALFLSKDMLPETRARTQDQSELASLTHTRDVLVKQRTRLLNKIHALHVRKGLKLKKESLGSKRGLAAIDLDLFSRCEVIEIEVLREQALSLSASLAHLDREIEGVAATFDGYEGLTSIKGVGPRSAAVLLTAIGNVHDFASADKLAAYFGIVPRVRQSNETDHRGRITKQGNRLARTTLVQCTLSAIRYSPYLKGYHNRIRERRGFGKAIIATARKLLTIIYDTLKNGWVFNDFTQFQRREDLIPAGQSS
- a CDS encoding strawberry notch C-terminal domain-containing protein, coding for MSIFESTKQRFFGQILLSMKLPSLIPAIAADLARGDCAVVQLVSTSEAMLDRALADLSPEERAWLDIELSPREFLVDYLTAAFPVRQMRTYTDDSGTVRSEPMIDEAGQPVLCREAMAMRDQLLEQLCALPVVGSALDHIIGHFGTEAVAEVTGRSRRIVVDADGRQRIERRSARTNLAETDIFMRGEKRILIFSDAGGTGRSYHASLDAPNQSRRIHYLLEPGWRADAAIQGLGRTHRTHQACPPLFRPVSTDCRGERRFISTIARRLDSLGALTRGQRQTGGQGLFDPRDNLESDFARESLDQWFRLLFQAKLQSVHFDQFQALTGLNLAGEGGGLTETLPTIQRWLNRILALRIDLQNAIFDEYLGLIEARVEKAREAGTLDLGVETIAADRISILDRTVIRRDPVSGAETEILRIETEERYRPLTLERAHWLLADPEARGLINPRSGKAAICRPTFSLTDEEGRTVRRCELVRPTRTERHRQDLFAETHWTDVDRASFDEAWQAECDAMAAQTRTQIIYLVTGLLLPVWGKLPDDHVQVWRLTSDDGQSLLGRLIPAPLVERIASAFGIAAHVEIDLGARVEHVRTSGEIMPIGALRLKRALVAGDQRLELLDWKPEALPHLKAAGCFTEIIQHRTRLFVPPSRALEILARITD
- a CDS encoding site-specific integrase, translated to MLKLHDELIAELSNLLTTQNYNPVVVANHRLYARAFLDYLAECDMQVETVTPAQVDQYFAYAIRDFEAQYGRPPCARWQMLPRTSINKLLRLAQGKWPPEPEMTEPETAYRQAICCEYEAWLRDERGLASATIAALMWEARNFLRWRFERGGAASLGTLSIVEVDLYMDMRAPGLRRKSLADVAERLRSVVRYLHRTGRIPTDLTPHIIGPMLYAYEDVPSTLDKSQIAAVLATTKKDGSPRGMRDFAVLQLLATYGLREGEICRLRLEDVNWRGESLRIRHTKTNAYSYMPLLAPVGEALLDYLRHGRPQVEGREIFIRSCAPYIAMTNLYGMIRGRLAAAGVEPPGKRGAHVFRHARAVELLRASVPQKIIGDVLGHRSIESTNAYLKLATDDLRAVALDVPGSEMLS
- a CDS encoding tyrosine-type recombinase/integrase; this encodes MSAWHDPDCTVVDAFLEKSQFRPGSRPTYRWFLRSFEDVARRHPAVDRQMLDVWLKEMEKRWRMPTLLNQVCIVDRFLEHLVEIGLIAENPVAVLRRQYNAKQNKPIWRALASPNPDEALAALRRPAPYGSVLGDFMREHVALMRSRGYQYETQAHWLLRFDRFLQANPELAGASLETMLARWATAKPTRNHAAECQKLGRILTKARYRLDPRIPPKRFNARSEREVAREHRRPHIFSPADVRRLLDVARSYPSPDAPLRPMALYTMVVLAYCAGLRRSELAGLDLGDVDLQSDTITIRETKFYKTRILPLTGSVMAELRAYIDARRRAGAPQDPRSGLFWHDHFNDRYAPVVVSTMITNVMRRAGFKPPFGRTGPRVHDLRHSMVVNRILQWYRSGINPQDRLRYLSTYMGHRDINSTLVYITVTQDLLQEASERFRAVGAPCLNMEALS
- a CDS encoding tyrosine-type recombinase/integrase, producing the protein MKKSNPFPALLRAFFQEWLAEQRSASVHTIRSYRDTWRLLLRFIAERKGGGVARIMLADVSAGEVRAFLHHTEHGRRGTIGTRNCRLAAIRSFFSFVADKDPEYIAQCAEVLTVPLKREPTSAPCYLEPGEVEAILAQPDRSTIEGARDHVLLSFLYNSGARIQEALDLCAEAIRFEAPTCVRLYGKGRKERICPLWPETVTLLKKLLERQPRATGERIFVNRYGEPLGASGVRFKLATYVEEAAKSVSTLRSKHVTPHSFRHATAVHLVAAGVDITVIRSWLGHVSLDTTNHYAQANLETKRKALEQVGAPAASNVPPSWKRDASLMEWLDTL
- a CDS encoding strawberry notch-like NTP hydrolase domain-containing protein is translated as MATHPLALTLPLDDPARTAAQGIADRLSEGCPVARNDLLAEMTSAFGGSSADGLWSLRDAYDVLELAQVLHLKNATLPADANARLAQLIAMTAALPTQSVRSETQIAFQQFSTPAPIGFLAAKAAAITAHDIVLEPSAGTGLLAVHAHLAGARLLLNDIDAWRTRLLRHAFPEGRLSTHDGELIDDMLDPQLVPSVVLLNPPFSRSQGRARDRHAALRHLRSALLRLAPGGRCAVILPDRIETEDADWLHATAGAHARLHLDLPPDAYAKHGTGQAVQLILLEKDGAGGSVPRQTCTTLGAALAAIDAMATPCAPQPQPISRPSGLFRGLTRRTRPVCSRAAVTLPTTRAVAYHRLDAPAPAGEPQGIYLPYRPSRLLIADAREHPSALVESQAMGSIAAPPVAYEPVLPARILDDGLLSDAQLETLIYAGAAFERDLPGRFISSEEGLSLSPAEAGNAYRTGFFLGDGTGAGKGRQVAGVILDQWLRGNRRHLWISKSETLVEDARRDWSALGGLPLDIQHLNQWKLGTPIALGDGILFLTYATLRSNRGDRGTRLRQLIEWMGEDFSGVIVFDEAHEMAGVAGGEGRFGATKGSEQGIAGVRLQNLAPRARILYASATGASDVNNLAYATRLGLWGPQTAFADRRAFVESLRRGGIAAMELIARDLKAQGLYAARALSFAGVEYDILEHRLSEEQIAVYNAYADAWSILCAAAHKIDYREVAIM